The Macaca thibetana thibetana isolate TM-01 chromosome 5, ASM2454274v1, whole genome shotgun sequence genomic sequence TGTGGAAacctaattatttcattttccccaGTTTTCCACTGGGGAGATAAGGACTAAATTCCTTTATAAGCTGCAGGTTGAGTACCATCATCATTAAGTTCCTGTAATACTGAACTACTACTAATTGATCCCCAAACAAGCCAGGCTCTCTCAAAggcctttctgttttttgtttccctCTGCTTGAAATTCTCCAATCCACCTCTACTCAAATGCTACTTTCACAGAAGGGTTTTCCTATTTCCCTACACAGTCTTTAGGTGACTGTCTTATGCTCTCATTAATGAACAATTTTAACTAATGTTGTACTGTTTCCTATTTTTGTCTCTCTACACTAAATTTTTGAGGGCACAGGCTATGacttttcatctttgtatctcgACTGCCAAGCTCAATGCTTGGCATATTCAATATACAGTTCTTGAATAAAGGCCCAGTTTTTATATAAACACAGCTTACTTtatgccataatttaaaaaattctaaacataaaacttaaaaatacattttaaaagtgtaatgCATTAGTGTCTCACTAACTGATATTAGAATAAAGTAGTATGAATTACTTGGTTAATTTGGATTTTTGGGTGTTTTTGTAACTGATTTTGTAGGTATTGCAACTTAAGGCAGAAAAGAGAATGTTATCAGCTAAGGATTATGCTTAACAAAATTCTGGGACActtaaatacaagaaaatacatttttttcctgtttgaaaaaccgccactttattttttttgtggtaaaacatacacaacataaaagttaccattttaCCCATTCCTAAGTGTATAATTCACTGGCATTAAGTATACTCACAATGTTGGACAACCATTATCCATTTCctaggaaaatacatttttttaagatCTCATTTTTATTAGTAAACATAGATAAACAACTGCTGGTTTTCAAGTACTATTATGATAACCATATATAAGCCAAAGAGCATAGTCTAACAAGTGCCAATGAACTTACggaaaaattaagacaaaatatttaaatttattgagtCATGCAACCTATATGTCAAAAGTGGGGGGAACCCCTCAAAACTAAATACCACAGAAATAGTACACCAGGATGTCAATTAAAGTCCTCTACCTTGGGAAAAGCAGCTTGTGACGCTGGTAAGCAGTAAGGTAAGGTAGCTTTGGCGCGCTCTCCCTATACTAACACGGAGGTTCTTAACCCGCGCTTGGAGGAGCCTGTAAAATGTGGCGATATGCCGTTTGGATGATCTACGTAACTGGGGGTGGAGAAGGGAGCATGCATTGCTTTTATGCgagtctcaatttttaaaaactatcacaCTAGTAGGATAAGGCAGTGAATGCCCAGGCGAAGGCCAGGCCAGCCAAAGACAGGGAAGCCGCCGGACTCCGAGCTCCCGGCGCAGCGCTGCGGTGTGCGGCGTGGGGGCCCAGGCGCTTGGGGATTGGAATTCCGGACCCTGcaggagggggcggggccggggggaCAAGGCGCCGCCTCCGCCCCTTCGGGACCCGGAGGGTGCCCTTGTTTACCTCCCAGTATTTGTCACCCGAgacaaagagggaaagaaggaggggccTTCTGAGGGAAACTCCCTCGGCGGGAAGCACCTACTTTCAGAACGTTTTGTAACACCCCACGGGACGCGGGAACGGCTCCCTCCCGGCCCCCCGCGCCCTTTCCGAGGTTCCCTGCCTTGACTTCCCCGAGTTCTACGCCAACCTCAGCAACAGCGGGAGGAGCTGGGCAATCGGTTTTGCAGGGCAAACTCCAGGCTCTCCCCATTTATTATTCTCTGGGCGGCTCAGGGGAGACTCTGCAGGGCCACAGAGCAGAGCGACTACAGCTCCCAGGAGCCAACACTGCAGGGCTGAGCCGAGGCGGGAGACAGACAGGACCTAAATGGTGGTCGGAGGAAGGGCAAAGCGGACCTCTGCTGTTACCTTAGCGCCAGCAAACCGAGCCGCCGCCGTCGCCAAGCCAGGAGACCAACCCCCTGTCTCCCGACTAGGTTTTTTTAAATCTGGCGGGGCTTTCTCTCCCGAGCCAACCACTCCCACCGTTTACAGTCCCAGCCAGTCAGCGTGAGGCCCGCCATTTTTCAAACCCTCTTCCCGCCGCCAATCAGGATCGAGCAGTACATTCCTCTCCTGACCGGTTCTAACGGGTCTGGGAGTTAACGACCTGGGCGACCCACCGAACCTGCTAGGCTGGGGCGTGGAGGGCGGGTCTGGTAAGACCCTGACCAATCGTTAGCCGCCGTGGCAAGGAGGCGGGGACTATCTGGGTTTGAATAATCGTCAGAACCAATCAGAGAAGTGGGGATGTGGCCTGTGGCCTAGCTCGTCAAGTTGCCGTGGCGCGGAGAACTCTGCAAAACAAGAGGCTGAGGATTGCGTTAGAGATAAACCAGTTCACGCCGGAGCCTGCTGAGGGAAGCGTCTCTGTTGGGGTCGGCCGCTCTGCAGGACTCTGAGGAAAAGCTCGCACCAGGCAAGAATACCCTCCAATACCCTCGGGTTCGTGGACCTGCCTTTCCCCATTCCCTCAGAGCCTCTACTCGGTCTCGGCGCTGTGGCTCTCGGTGTCTGACCCGGCGAGCGGCATTTGGGGTGCGGGCCGGCGAGGGCCGGGGCTGTAGAGGGCCGGCGGGCAGTCGGAAGAGGCGGAAACTGCCCCCGCCCGGGCCCGGTTCTGGGAGTTTTCAATGTCGGTCACGAGGTGATTAGCGATTGAGTGAGGCTCGCGACGTGAAAGCCGGGGGACATTTCTGTCAGGAAAGGCGTCTTGAGGGCGCTTGCGGAGTCGCCGGACTAGTTGAAGGGCGGGAGGCGGCGTCTCGGGCCCCGGGAGCCACTTGCTGGGCGAGCGTGAGGAGTCGTCAGCCGCGGCCGCTcgggctgggaggaggaggaggaggagggtgtgcGCCGGGGCGGGGGCGCGGGCGGCCGCCCTCGGGAGGACGCCCTCGGGAGGAGGGGGGCGCGGGCAGGGCGGGAGCGGATTTGGGCGGGAAGCGGAGCCCCGCCAGCGCCCGCCCTGGCAGCTGCGGGCTCCGCACCGACCCGCCggcttcccctctcccccctccgcCCCGTCAGGTGGACGCCGATCTGTCACCATGGGTAAAGGAGACCCCAACAAGCCGCGGGGCAAAATGTCCTCGTACGCCTTCTTCGTGCAGACCTGCCGGGAAGAGCACAAGAAGAAACACCCGGACTCTTCCGTCAATTTCGCGGAATTCTCCAAGAAGTGTTCGGAGAGATGGAAGGTGAGGCGGGAGAGGGGGTGCAGGTGTGGTTTTCGGCCAGGAGGGCCTTAGGCAGGTAGGTAGTATGCAACTCGAGAGCTTCAACTTTGCCACCCCCGATGACTCACCTGAATATCTTAAGAGTTTGAGGCAGACGATTTTAGGTTTTTACTTACATAAGACTTCGAAAGCAAAATGCAGTTAAGGAAAATGTGCTCCTTAAAGATGATCTTCTCGTCTTTGGGTGTTTATAGGTAACAATTTTGCCGTATTCTTGGCGCTTATTTTTATGTCCACAGACCATGTCTGCAAAGGAGAAGTCGAAGTTTGAAGATATGGCAAAAAGTGACAAAGCTCGCTATGATAGGGAGATGAAAAATTACGTTCCTCCCAAAGGTgataagaaagggaagaaaaaggatcCCAATGCTCCTAAAAGGCCGCCGTAagtttaaaataaaccaaattgCCCCTTGGATTTTTCCTTCAGTTTATTAAGCTCTGTTGCTTCCTTTCAGATCTGCCTTTTTCCTGTTTTGCTCTGAACATCGCCCAAAGATCAAAAGTGAACACCCGGGCCTATCCATTGGGGATACTGCAAAGAAATTGGGTGAAATGTGGTCCGAGCAGTCAGCCAAAGATAAACAACCATATGAACAGAAAGCAGCTAAGCTAAAGGAGAAATATGAAAAGGTACATTGTCATCTTACTTTTTTAAAGCTGTGATTAAGACTAGGTATAGGGAATAACTGTAGAAAACTTGGGAAATTTAGTTAATCTTGTATTAATTAACGGTTGTCAGCTATGTTTTGAAAAGGCCTAATGAAAATTGTACACTTAAACACAAAGTAATCAAACCTTCCTTTTGAATGAAACCAGTGTTTGTAGCACTAGTATATTCCTGCAGACAGACTTGTAGTTActgtgtagtctttttttttttttaaagcagagggtcaaataaattgttttatgtatatatatataaaatatgaaggtACAGCAGGGACTATGGCACTGTGTGTGAGGTAAAAGAGTATTGTTAGTGAAAGTACTGATACTGCTGTATTGCAACCCTTGTCATTTTACACCATTAACTTGTTAAAGCCTCGAAGGATAAGTGCTCTTAACACTTAGACTGGCTACCTTTTGGACAGTTATCAGGGTTATTGGTCAATCATCTTCGATTGTTTACAAGTAAGTGGTTTTCACAGTTGAGTAATGACACCGGatgcttactttatttttttttttttaacaatatttcaGGATATTGCTGCATATCGTGCCAAGGGCAAAAGTGAAGCAGGAAAGAAGGGCCCTGGCAGGCCAACAGGctcaaagaagaagaatgaaccagaagatgaggaggaggaggaggaggaggaagaagatgaagatgaggaggaagaggatgaagatGAAGAATAAATGGCTATCCTTTAATGATGCgtgtggaatgtgtgtgtgtgctcaggCAATTGTTTTGCTAAGAATGTGAATTCAAGTGCAGCTCAATATTAGCTTCAGTATAAAAACTGTACAGATTTTTGTATAGCTGATAAGATTCTCTgtagagaaaatacttttaaaaaattgcaggTTGTAGCTTTTTGACGGGCTACTACATAGTTAGATTTTACAGCTTCTGATGTTGAATGTTCCTAAATATTTaatggtttttttaattttttgtgtatggtagCACAGCAAACTTGTAGGAATTAGTATCAATAGCAAATTTTGGGTTTTTTAGGatgttgcattttgtttttttaaaaaaaattttgtaataaaattatgtatattatttctaTTGTCTTTGTCTTAATATGCTAAgttaattttcactttaaaaaagcCATTTGAAGACCAGAggtgtgttgattttttttcagtctttctgcCTAATAGTTCTTAGACACAGTTGACCTAGTAAAATGTTTGAGgattaaaagaaaaccaaacatgctcatatttgcaaaatgttctttaaaagttatatgtggaaTTCAGTGAACTTTGTAAGAGTTTATGCAGTTTTACAGAACGATTAAGTTTTATACTTGACATTTCTGTTTGTTCATTAGCTAACTTGTtcctcaggaattttttttttttttttttgagatggaatctcactctgtcacccaggctggaatgcagtggcacaatcccagctcactgcaacctctgcgtcccaggttcaagtgatttttctgtctcaacctccctagtagctgggggtacaggcatgtgccaccaagcccagctaacttttttgtatttttagtggcctcatgttggtgaggctggtcttgaactgacttcaaatgatccgcccacctcagcctcctaaagtgctgggattaacaggtgtgagccactgcgcctggcccagtatATTGTTTAACAACAGTTTATTTTGGGTGAGAAATTCTCTTTAATGTGAAGAAGAAAGCTAGAATGTGAATTCATATCTAAaaggacaaacaaaaaaaattcagtaacaaGATTAAGTTTTCTGCTATTAAGTTGAGCTATTTCAAGATAGAATACCAGATTAGGTTTCGAATTacagtagtccctccttatcTGTGGGGTGTAAGACCCACAGTGGATGCCTGAAGGTGCCAAGAGTACTGAAGCcttgttttttcctatacataactgattaatttataaattaggcacagtaagagattaacagcaaTAATGAGAACATTTATAACTAataagttatgtgaatgtggtctctgaAAATACTGTAGTGTGGGAAAGTGAAACAATGGTAAGGGAGGACTACTGTGTATCTTCATTTTGGTCTTAAGCTTTAGAATTATGGGTAACTAAAACTGTTTGAGATGTTATATTCCATGACTAATTTAAACTTACCTAGGAATTGTATTATTTATGGGGAaggcagttattttaaaaatgcttgtttAAGGAAGCAGTTGCTGTATTTGAATCAAGATAACTTTCAGTAGAGATTATTAGCGAAGGTTGACCAGGTTTGCTACGTGCTTATAGAAGTAAGCTATTTGTTGACAATTTTAGAGTTAAATTTGACAGTCTTGGTTACCTACCAAACTTTAAGATAGAAGTCAAGATTTCTGTTACCCAACCATGAGAGCTTTGGTTGTCTTATGTCATATTTGATAAGGATAGTCCTCTGTTAAATAGTGAGATattagaacaaatggacttaagtAAAATCTTCAGTCATCTTTGTGATTGCCCTCTATTATATTCTGAGTGGGAGAGGCCTCCCAAAGCCATGAAAGAATTGATAAATAGGCCTACCTAAAAATAAGAAATCTTACATTCAGACTTGGGGCTTTCACTTACCATAAGATGAAAACTAATTTTCAGTGTTTCCCCGTGTTAGGTGACTTAATATGCTAAAACATTTGGGGTAATCTATTTTAGATACATACCTGTGTCTGGGACCTAGTTCCCTAGCTCTACCAAATGCTAGCACTATGAACTTTATGTACTTAAACAGTTTTTTATGGTCGAAGTGTTATTTTAAAGTAGTAACTATTGCATAAAGGATATCAGATAAGAGTTTCTAAAACCGAAATAGAGTAATAGTTTGTTTCCTTaagaatttctaaatatattaattagATCCAAGAGGCACACTTGTTGGGTTCTTTGTCACCTTTCTTGGAGCCTGTgacttctttcattctcttttccataaaatatatttaagtttctAAGCTAAGAACAACTATTGTTTTAATCAAGAGTACCTCCAGAATGAATTCAGGATTTGAGATGGGTCCTTCCTGGCTCATGTTTGATATTCTTGTAAGTGTGGATCGAAATTCAATCTCAAAATTCTCAATAATCAAGACCAGGTGACTTCAAGGAGTGAACACATTGGAAAGCGCTGAAACGAGGGCAAGAATTAGATCTCACACCAGCCACAACTTGGAGGTGTGtttctgaaatcttttttctttttaaaaacatatcttaATAATTCAGAATGTAAAAGGATATGTAATAGTTTATACCCTTTCTTGATTCTGCTACCCTGTCCCAGGAAGCAACGCCAACAATGCAATAATCCTTTAAGGAAGACATAGGtgtaaaaaatatgtgtgtgtatatgttacaGTGTTACATAGAAGCTTCCTATATACAAGTATATTCTTCATCTCACCATTTTGGAGATTGTTTTCAGTATGACAGTAACAGAGCTgccattttcctttaaatagcTATCTGTATAGTATCCCATTGAATAGATCATAATTTAACCAGTTCCTTAAGGATAATAGGAtaattatggtttttgttttgtttttgttttatataaatattttttaagaacaccgttgctgggtatggtggctcacgcctataatcccagcactttgggagtctgaggtgggaagatcacttgagccctggagtttgagactagtctaggcaacatagaccttgtctctaccaaaaatacaaaaattagttgggcatggtggtgcatgcctgtggtcccagctatttgggaggctgaggtggatcacttgagcctgggatgtccaGGCtataagctgtgattgtgccactgcactccagcctgggcaacaaaccaaAACTtggtctgaaaaaacaaaaccatgtgaTGTCACATGTGAAAAAAGACCTACGAGTGAAGTAGCTGGGCCAAAAGacatgcacatttaaaaatgtgctaATTATACTAGCTAAAACCTGTACTTAATATATGCCAGAAACTGCTCTGGTGCTTTGTTAACGGAGCCTGCTAAACAAAACTGCTTGTCAATAGAAGTTGTACTATGCTAAGCAATGAAATGTTTTAgagtgcctgtttcctcatctcagCAACATAATAGTTCTCAAACATCTTAGTCTTTGTTATTCTGATAtagataaaatgttttctattatgaatttagttgtttctctttttttatgtttaagcGCCATTTGTGGAGCCtagcgccgtggctcatgcctataatcccagcactttaggaggctgaggcaggcggatcacttgaggtcaggagttcgaaaccagcctggccaaaatggtgaaaccctgtctctactaaaatacaaaaacattatccgggtgtggtggcgggcacctgtaataccagctgctcaggaggctgaggcaggaaaatcacttgaacccgggaggtggaggttgcagtgagtagagatcacgccactacactccagcctgggtgacaagagcaagactctgtttcaaaaaaaaaaaaagaagaaaaaaccattTGTATTATTTCCTGTGGTCTTTTCTCATTGGTCTTTTTATTAATAGCTTTTGGTAATACCATATATTAAGGAAAATGACCTTTTTGAGTTTATGATGCTTTTTTCATGCAGAGATTTCTTTATGTAGGCAAATTTAGCAATTCTTTCACTGAAAACTTTTCCAGTGAGGTCCTTCCCACTCAAAGATCATAAATCTACAAGACTATAAAAACAAttatcctttgttttctttttttaaatttttgattaaaCCTTTGATCCTTCTGGAATTAATTTTGGTGCAAGGACTGAAGTAGGGGCTCACGTTTCCTTCCCAATGTCAACCACTACTTTTGGTCTTTTAATCTATAAAAGCAGGGCACTGGGTTAGAATTTCCTAAATTCTCTTATATATCAAAGCACTCACTGCAAACTTGATCAATAGAGGaaagtatgcttttttttttttaattttttaccagTTTCACTTACTGTAAATCATAAGATTGTCTTACAATAGTAGAAAAATAGCATTATCTTAAACCTGgatttttattactaaatatatCACTAAAAATGCTTTACCAAGCagtaatgattttatttcttgggGAATAAAATCAAGAAAGCTAAAGGAGCTGCTATGCCACTGTGTAAGATCtagtcctttaaaaatgaaatttcatacCTCACCATGTTTGGATTAGTTCTTCATGAGATTCCTGTTGGAGACTGACAGTTTTAGAGAAAGGCAGAGTATTGACATTAGGACATGCCAAGACCTATAGAGACTAGCCAGGGAAAAGGACTGGATGTGGTGAAGTGAAGAACATTTCGAAAGTAAGCTCTGTGAGAGCAGTAAAACTTTCACTTTTGTATACTGCTTTGTCTGTAATGCAAGAAACAGTGTTCTATGCATGTTTGTAAATGTACAAATAACCAGGTTAAAGGGGATAGCCACCATTTAGCTCAGTCCCATTGCTAGATGGAAATGTGAATATAGGATTCCCAGATCTCTCAAATTTTCAAGTAGAACTAGAACTCTGttgaattctgaattttaaatacaGTATTGGCAATGAATTCCAATTTTGGGGTCAAAACGTCTATAGGTCAGATTCTGCCCAAAGGTCACTAGTTTGCCACTTCTATAAATTAAATAGTATaggtaaataaaagtttaataatttttacttgaGTCAGGTCCAAGGTtaataaaagtttatatatacTTTACAGCTAACCATTGTTTTTATAGGTCAGAAACCCTCCTTGCCCTGATTGGAAACTCAACTTATCCTGCagcaaaggtaaataaaaatgtttcaatggAACTTCATTGTGCTCCTGGGCCTTTATTCTTCAAGAGTTAACAGTGCAGACTTCTAGTGATCCTCATCCTGGGTGTTGCCACATCTACAGAATAGTGACTCAGGAGTGCAATAGATTGTCgcattaaaaggaaagaaaaataacttttcagcTTATGTAGCACTAAATTTTGGAACTGGAAATGGCCTTTATATCATCTAGTCTTTCATTAGAAAGGCGGGACAATTAACTTGGACATTGTCCTCGGGCAGGTAAGAGATAGTAAAATACCATAATCCATTCATATTTGTGTAATTCTTTGATTCTCCACgttttttccaaaagaaagattaatggcttatacaaagaaaaacaagaacaaaatatacaaagagaaaaaaacaaggttatgaaagaaattaaaagcaaggTAGTGAATCACGAGCTTGAATAGGGCTCTGTTTTTCTTACTGGTTTTGTAACATCAGACAACTCATGTAACCTTTCGGTTTCCTCGTCTGTAGAATTTGAATGTTTTTGgtgattaaatgaggtaatacattTAAGACACTTATCCTGGTGGCAAGAAATAGCAAATGCTCGATAAATATTAGCTAAAAGTATACATGCCAATATACATGGGTTAATACAGATACCATGATGGAGTATTAGATTCATTtctagctgactgcagccttcagcttccgaactcaagtgatccttctgcctgtctttcaagcagctgggaccacagatgtgtgccaccacacatggctaggttgcccaggcgggtcttaaactcctgggctcaagcaatcctctcccttggcctcccaaagtgctgcgattacaggtgtgagccgctgttcCCAGCCCTGAGGTTCTTGATAGTCTaggtagagagaaaaattaagtaaGTTATGTGGAAAACATACATTCTTTAGGAGAGTTTTTCCTGGCACCAAATAAATACTCATCCCACAGAGTTAGAGGGATATTGAGTACTGGACTTGATTATGTCCTTGACCCCAGTACTAAATTtgtgaacttggacaagttatttaacctatcATGTATAAATGTATAACATACTGTATGTTTACTTTTAGTCACTTTTGATATTGGTAAACAGTGATGAATAAAGTGTTTTGGGAAGTGCCTTTTTCATTCAATCCTGTACACCTAAAACTTGTTTATAACAGTTTATTCATATTCATCTCTGTAATACTCCATTGTGATTATATCATAATTCATCCTGTctcctgttgatgggcatttcggttgCTGCCAGGgtttttgctattgcaaatggCACTGATATGAAAATTCCTGTAGAGCTCTCCTGACACTCAAGGGTACTTCCCCTCCAATAACCTGGATTGTAGATTCTAGCTGTTTCAGCAGCCGGAAACCTCcactctgcctcctcagttcagCAGTATCACCATTCTGAGCTGCATTCCTTGCACCATGTTTG encodes the following:
- the HMGB2 gene encoding high mobility group protein B2, with protein sequence MGKGDPNKPRGKMSSYAFFVQTCREEHKKKHPDSSVNFAEFSKKCSERWKTMSAKEKSKFEDMAKSDKARYDREMKNYVPPKGDKKGKKKDPNAPKRPPSAFFLFCSEHRPKIKSEHPGLSIGDTAKKLGEMWSEQSAKDKQPYEQKAAKLKEKYEKDIAAYRAKGKSEAGKKGPGRPTGSKKKNEPEDEEEEEEEEEDEDEEEEDEDEE